From the Candidatus Krumholzibacteriia bacterium genome, the window CACCGCCGTGATCCTCCTGCCCGGCGTGCCGGCCGAGCTGCGCTGGATGTTCGAACACGAGGTCCGCCCGCGCCTGGCCGCGCACCTGGTGGCCTCGGACACGCACACGCGGCGATTGCGCACCACCGGCGTCGCCGAAGCACGCCTGGCCGAGATCGTCCGCGACGCCCTCGGCGACGATCACCACGACGGCCTCGCCTGGTGCGTGGCGTCGTACGGCGTCGACGTGCTCGTGCGCGACGACGACACCGCGCGGCTGGACGACGTCACCGCGCGGTTGCGCACCGCCTTCGGCGAAAACCTCTTCGCCGAGGGGACGGTAGACCTGCCCGAGGTCGTCGTCCGGCGGCTCACCGAGCGGGGCGAAACGGTGGCGGTGGCGGAGTCCTGCACCGGCGGGCTCGTGGGTGCCGCGCTGACCTCGGTGCCCGGCAGCAGTCGCGTGCTGCTCGGCGGCGTGATCGCCTACGCGAACGCGGTCAAGCAGGAGCAGCTCGGCGTCGACGTCGCCTTGATCGAAGAACACGGAGCGGTGAGCGACGTGGTGGCCCGGGCCATGGCCGAAGGTGTGCGCGCGCGCCTGGGGTCCACCTAC encodes:
- a CDS encoding nicotinamide-nucleotide amidohydrolase family protein, which gives rise to TAVILLPGVPAELRWMFEHEVRPRLAAHLVASDTHTRRLRTTGVAEARLAEIVRDALGDDHHDGLAWCVASYGVDVLVRDDDTARLDDVTARLRTAFGENLFAEGTVDLPEVVVRRLTERGETVAVAESCTGGLVGAALTSVPGSSRVLLGGVIAYANAVKQEQLGVDVALIEEHGAVSDVVARAMAEGVRARLGSTYGVSTTGVAGPGGGTEDKPVGTVWIGFADAEGAVARLRRLGGDRSLVRHWSVAATLDAIRRGRRAFADRNAGTR